A window of the Butyricimonas virosa genome harbors these coding sequences:
- a CDS encoding DUF4292 domain-containing protein, which translates to MRSSCVLLLILLCFVSCRSVKEITENRRDLPNITEGKLFKNIISNELDYNTIYAKKVDLSLKDNKNSHSLKAILRIQRDSFIWVSVSAALGVDVARLLLTPDSVKFISPREKKYFVSDYSYFAERFDVGLTFDCFQRILTNQFFDFESCTTEAVRGKRYKFDKSGNDYVLYSLEEKALGRKLKKLYKKRRKNKEFSLVLQKIHIDPDCFRPNAVSVEDLEEGVGMSVKYKNIKDFSGKLFPGKITFNVFSDNDNWEVILNFDRLEFDVEVSPNFKIPSKYKRMY; encoded by the coding sequence ATGAGAAGTAGTTGTGTTTTATTATTGATTTTATTGTGTTTCGTGTCGTGTAGATCCGTGAAGGAGATTACGGAAAATCGCAGAGATTTACCGAATATTACCGAAGGAAAATTGTTTAAAAATATTATTTCTAACGAGTTAGATTATAATACTATATATGCGAAGAAAGTTGATTTATCTTTGAAGGATAACAAGAATTCCCATAGTCTTAAAGCTATTTTAAGAATACAAAGAGATAGTTTTATATGGGTTTCAGTTAGTGCTGCTTTGGGAGTTGATGTAGCCAGACTACTATTAACTCCGGATAGCGTTAAATTTATAAGCCCGAGAGAGAAGAAATATTTTGTTTCGGATTATAGCTATTTTGCGGAACGTTTTGACGTGGGTTTGACATTTGATTGTTTTCAACGGATACTAACAAATCAATTCTTTGATTTTGAATCTTGTACCACGGAGGCTGTGCGGGGAAAGCGTTATAAATTTGATAAGTCGGGTAACGATTATGTATTGTATAGTTTAGAAGAAAAAGCATTGGGGAGAAAATTGAAAAAATTATACAAGAAAAGGAGAAAGAATAAAGAATTTTCTTTAGTGTTGCAGAAAATACATATTGATCCGGATTGTTTCAGACCTAATGCTGTTTCTGTCGAGGATTTGGAAGAGGGTGTCGGAATGAGCGTGAAATACAAGAATATAAAGGATTTTAGTGGAAAATTGTTTCCCGGGAAAATAACTTTTAATGTATTTTCGGATAATGATAATTGGGAAGTTATATTGAATTTTGACCGGTTAGAATTTGACGTGGAAGTTTCACCTAATTTTAAAATACCTAGTAAGTATAAAAGAATGTATTAG